Within the Legionella pneumophila subsp. pneumophila str. Philadelphia 1 genome, the region CAAACTCTGACACTGCTTCCAGCAATCCATGACGAATTACAAGAAAACAAGAGCTTGTTAATCAATGAAATCAAGAAAGAAATAAGCCCTCTCCCACTGCTGCAGCAACTGCTTGAAACAGCCATTATAGACAACCCGCCAATGCTAATTAGGGATGGTGGAGTCATTGCTCCAGGATTTGATGAAGAACTGGATGAGTTGCGTAATTTAAGTAGCAATGCTCATGAAACATTAGTAAAACTTGAACAGGAAGAAAAAAATCGCACAGGATTATCCACTCTAAAACTAGGTTACAATAGCGTTCAGGGATTTTATATTGAACTGTCAAAGGCACAAGCTCAAAATGCGCCGCCCCATTTTCACAGAAAGCAAACTTTAAAAAATGTGGAACGTTATATTACTCCCGAACTAAAGCTGTTCGAAGACAAGGTGCTTTCAGCTCAATCCAAAGCATTGGCTCGCGAAAAATGGCTATATGACAATTTGCTTGAAGAAATTCAGCAATACATACCTGAGTTATCGGATCTTGCAAAATCTCTGGCGCAATTGGACGTATTGGTCACTCTTGCTGAAAGAGCACAAAGTTTAAATTGGAATTGCCCGAATCTCGTTCCTGAATCAGGCATTATGATACAAGCCGGACGACATCCTGTCATTGAGCCATTATTACAAGAACGGTTTATCGCTAATGATTTGGAACTTAAACCAAATCAAAATATGTTACTAATCACTGGGCCCAACATGGGCGGCAAATCGACCTACATGAGGCAAACCGCCTTAATCGTTCTGTTGGCACATATTGGAAGTTTTGTACCTGCTGATAAAGTGACATTAGGTCCATTAGACCGAATCTTTACTCGCATTGGGGCCAGTGATGATTTATCCTCTGGACGTTCCACTTTTATGGTGGAAATGACTGAAACAGCTCAAATATTAAGGCAGGCAACCAGCCAAAGCCTCGTATTAATCGATGAAATTGGTCGTGGTACCAGTACCTATGATGGAATGGCATTAGCTTATGCAAGCTGTGCCTTTCTTGCGTCAACAATAAAAGCCTATACTTTGTTTTCTACTCATTACCTGGAGTTGACTGAATTACCCAAAGAATTCTCTTGTATTCGCAACGTGCATTTGCAAGCATCCATCAAGACAGGACAAATTGTTTTCTTGTACCGTGTCGAAGAAGGTTGCGCAAATCGTAGTTACGGATTAGAAGTCGCAGAATTAGCTGGCATACCTAAAGAAGTGCTAAAGCTGGCTCATGAACATCTGAATCAGATACAAGATACTCAATCTATCCTGGTCCAGACTCAAATTATAAAGCCTCCCACATCTCCAGTTTTAACTGAACTAAAAAAAATTGATCCAGATAGATTAACTGCCAAAGAAGCGTTGGATTTAATTTATAAGTTAAAACACCTGGAGTGTGCCGAGAGCATCAATTGATGTAGTTATTACATGAATAGGTTTGCATATTTAATCATACTAATCATTTTGTATTTTCCATTGTTTGCTCAGGACAAAAAGGCCGGGCTGCTTGAGATTGATGGTATAAAAGGAAAAGTTCTTGCTAATGTGGAAACTCGTTTAGGTGAATTGAGCCAAATTAAACCTTTAAGCCAATTTACCCCAACTGAACTTCAAGACCAAATTAATAAAGCCATTCAACCATTTGGATATTTCAATGCGGAAACCAGTATTAATAACCTCAACAATAAAATAATAATAAAAGTTCAACCTGGGTCTCAAATTCGTATTGCCTCCATTAAAGCGATGCTAACAGGAGAGGGAGCACAAAATCCATTATTACGAAAAACTCTGAAAGAGTTACCTCTGCATATTGGAGATCCTCTGTTTTCAGAACAATACGAAAAAGCAAAACAAAATATTATAAATACCGCAGAAAATATGGGATATTTACACGGCGTATTTAAAAAAGCTGAAATATTGATAGATGAACACAAAAAATCGGCTCAAATCACCCTGATTTTTGATACGGGGCCCCAATACTATTTTGGCCAGGTGCAATTTGACCCAACCTATATTTCTCCTCAGCTATTACATCGTTTCGTACCATTTGATCCTGGCCAACCTTATGCCACAGATCAAGTTTTGAAATTGAATGATTATTTATCGAACAGCGGTTACTTTAGTTCTGTACTGGTAAAACCCCAAATTACTGACGCCCAAACAGTACCGGTCATTGTTCATTTGCAACCTGTACCTAAATATTCCTATTCATTTGGCCTTGGCTATGGAACAGACACAGGAGTGCGTGGAAAAGCAGCTCTTCATGTGATTCCAGTCAATCGCCAAGGACATAAGTTTAATGCCGTAGCGCAAGGCTCTTTCAGGCAAAACGCCTTACAAGCCCAATATGTAATCCCCGGAAAAAACCCTGTTACCGATCAATATGCCTTGACCGGTAATTTTTCAAATTTAAACTATAATGCAGGTTATAGTAATGCTACTCTCTTATCCCTGAGCCAATTGCATAATGTGAATCAATTTCAAAGAGCGCTTTCACTGAATGCTCTGTATGAAAGTTTTCATTACTCTCTACAACCCAATACGGATCAGTTTTTGCTCTACCCCAAAGCCAATATCACTTTCAGTAAAACTAAAAATCTCTTGTTTTCGCCATCAGGGTATAATATTACTTTTAACGCGCTTGGGGCGAATAAGGCTGTCCTCTCCCATCTGAACTTTGGACAACTTTCACTGGATGCCAAAGCCGCGCTCACATTGGATTCACTGCATTTGCGCCTGTATGGGCATACCATCCAAGGTATTACAGCAATCAATGATATCAATGAATTACCGCTTTCCCTGGCATTACTTCTGGGAGGAACTGACAACCTTAAAGCCTATAGTTTTAACTCTATCGGACCAGGAAAAATTATCACTTATGGTGGCTTTGAAATTCAAAAAGAATTCAAAAAAAACTGGTATCTTGTTGGATTTTACGATGCTGGAGATGTTTACAATCCATCCGTTAAAAACATTCAATACGATATTGGAGGCGGTCTGATGTGGGTTTCCCCTATTGGGCCAATTAAAGTTGGATTAGCCCAATCAGTCGATAATAAGATGGAGAGAATAGGACACAATCCAAGATTGGTTATCAGTATGGGACCAGACTTATGATGATATTAAAATTTATAAAAAAAGGATTTTACTACTGCTTAATAACAGCAATATGTCTGGTTAGTTTGATTATCTTTTTGATTTCAACTACCCCGGGGCTATATGCAGTAATTAAATTAACTCATTTATATCTTCCTGGCACTCTTAAAATACACCATCTTAAAGGACAATTACTTGACCAATTTTCTATTGGTGAAATGGAATATCAACATCAAGACACTAAAATAAAAATTTTTAACCTGGCGGTTAACTGGCGTTTCAGCTCATTGCTTCGCAAAAAATTGCCTATTGATAGCATGAGTGCTGAAAAGATTGAAATAAATCAAAAGACGCCCATACTGATACTAAAAAATATCAAATTAAGCGGTTATTTAAATCAACAATTAATTAAACTGAATACACTGCAATTTAATTATTGGAATCAATTGATTACCAGCCAATTAGAAGTTAGCAACTCATTTCCTCATGCATTTTCAGGAAAAATTCGTTTAAACCCACATTCTACAAATAAGAATATATTCTCAGGAGGGGTAGACATTGGCGGTAATCGGAATCAAACTCAATGGGGAGGAGAATTTGAAGGTCCTGGAAAAATAACAATTAACGGCAGTCTTCAACAGTTAAAACAAATAAAACAAATCATAAAATGGCGTGACTTACATTGGCAAGACAATAAAAATCACAATTTAAAAAGCTCGCAAGGAAGAATTGAGGTATCGGGAACAATTCCAAATTTAGCTATCGACTTAAAATCCAAACTTGGCATAGATCAATTAAAAAATTGGCAAATGAACGCTTCGATTAAGGGCAAGCTGCCTTGGCAATGGAGTGTCAATGCTACGTTCTCTCAACCATTAGATTTCTCATCAAAACTTGATGGTTTATATACAAAATTTGCTTTGAAAATGGAAACTCAAAGTGACCATCATGCCAACTTTCTGATCACGATTGCTCCAGGCCATTATCAAATGACAGAAAACAATCTGATGCCGTTAATTCAGTTTACTGGCGGCAATATTAAAGGCTCTCTTTCCCCAAAACAATTCAGTGGACAAGGAGTTCTCTTTCTAGATGCATATAAAAAAGTCAATTTCAATTTTAAATTCCCGGAGTTTAATGTCTACCAAGATATAGCGCAGCAAACAATCGATGCGAAACTATCCATTCTTTTTAACTCCCTGGATTTTTTGCAAAATGTCAGTCCTTATTTCATGAATCCCAAAGGACAACTTCTTGCCTCCATTCATGCAAAGGGAACTTTAAATAAACCAAGAATTGAAAGTAAACTCACTTTAAACAAAGGCTCAGTGAACATCCCTACTTTAGGCCTCAATATAACTGATATGGGATTAGCTGTTTTTAGCAAAAAAGATGGATGGGAAGCAACTGGCTCCATTCATTCATCTGAAAAAAAACTAACCCTAAAAGGACAAGGTAGTTTCAATAAGGAACTTGGTGGAACTGTTTCAATAGAAGGTTCTAATTTTCCGGTTGCAAACACTAAGGAATTTCAGGTTAATATATCTCCACAGTTAAATGTGCGCTTTACTCCATCACTA harbors:
- a CDS encoding translocation/assembly module TamB domain-containing protein — its product is MMILKFIKKGFYYCLITAICLVSLIIFLISTTPGLYAVIKLTHLYLPGTLKIHHLKGQLLDQFSIGEMEYQHQDTKIKIFNLAVNWRFSSLLRKKLPIDSMSAEKIEINQKTPILILKNIKLSGYLNQQLIKLNTLQFNYWNQLITSQLEVSNSFPHAFSGKIRLNPHSTNKNIFSGGVDIGGNRNQTQWGGEFEGPGKITINGSLQQLKQIKQIIKWRDLHWQDNKNHNLKSSQGRIEVSGTIPNLAIDLKSKLGIDQLKNWQMNASIKGKLPWQWSVNATFSQPLDFSSKLDGLYTKFALKMETQSDHHANFLITIAPGHYQMTENNLMPLIQFTGGNIKGSLSPKQFSGQGVLFLDAYKKVNFNFKFPEFNVYQDIAQQTIDAKLSILFNSLDFLQNVSPYFMNPKGQLLASIHAKGTLNKPRIESKLTLNKGSVNIPTLGLNITDMGLAVFSKKDGWEATGSIHSSEKKLTLKGQGSFNKELGGTVSIEGSNFPVANTKEFQVNISPQLNVRFTPSLCQITGTIQIPNAHIKPQTFTNSLVATDDIVFTSKNTQPITPLFNTNMSVRVEMGEEVELTFKGLHAYLAGIVTINQLSQGPITANGELAVKKGEYKAYGQDLSIEQGQLIFTGGRIDNPEINLRASKNISNSFGSVSGSSELFNFNNYNNLNVGNNFNVGVEVAGRLQSPKIQLFSNPPTLSQADILSFLVIGRPANQADKAKGQLLLTAISSMNLGTGTNGTQLLEQLKQKLGFDFNVQTTTNFNQQTNKISESTGVVVGKSLSDRIYLSYNVGLSQTDPNVLTLKYILNKFLSIQVSSSDSGNGVDVLYTKSSSSPKKTKPDK
- the mutS gene encoding DNA mismatch repair protein MutS, which gives rise to MASSHTPMMQQYLRIKTDYPDMLLFYRMGDFYELFFDDAKRASQLLDLTLTHRGQSADKPIPMAGVPYHAVENYLARLLKKGESVAICEQIGDPATSKGPVERQVTRIITPGTVTDEALLDARKDNILLAIHTQKQKIGIAWVDLGGGRFHLQELTEEHQLNAELVRLQPAELLCKESTPLPSFCSNFAVKFRPGWEFDASNAHKLLCEQFSVTDLSAFGEQNYPTALIAAGALLAYLKTTQKQSLPHLTTLTLEQSEDYLQLDASTQKHLELFENIHGGGEHCLLSILDKTACAMGSRLLKRWLGKPLKQHAIIQTRQQAIKEIIFLQQDVSLHQLIKQCADVERIVSRIALKSARPRDLVSLLQTLTLLPAIHDELQENKSLLINEIKKEISPLPLLQQLLETAIIDNPPMLIRDGGVIAPGFDEELDELRNLSSNAHETLVKLEQEEKNRTGLSTLKLGYNSVQGFYIELSKAQAQNAPPHFHRKQTLKNVERYITPELKLFEDKVLSAQSKALAREKWLYDNLLEEIQQYIPELSDLAKSLAQLDVLVTLAERAQSLNWNCPNLVPESGIMIQAGRHPVIEPLLQERFIANDLELKPNQNMLLITGPNMGGKSTYMRQTALIVLLAHIGSFVPADKVTLGPLDRIFTRIGASDDLSSGRSTFMVEMTETAQILRQATSQSLVLIDEIGRGTSTYDGMALAYASCAFLASTIKAYTLFSTHYLELTELPKEFSCIRNVHLQASIKTGQIVFLYRVEEGCANRSYGLEVAELAGIPKEVLKLAHEHLNQIQDTQSILVQTQIIKPPTSPVLTELKKIDPDRLTAKEALDLIYKLKHLECAESIN
- a CDS encoding autotransporter assembly complex protein TamA — its product is MNRFAYLIILIILYFPLFAQDKKAGLLEIDGIKGKVLANVETRLGELSQIKPLSQFTPTELQDQINKAIQPFGYFNAETSINNLNNKIIIKVQPGSQIRIASIKAMLTGEGAQNPLLRKTLKELPLHIGDPLFSEQYEKAKQNIINTAENMGYLHGVFKKAEILIDEHKKSAQITLIFDTGPQYYFGQVQFDPTYISPQLLHRFVPFDPGQPYATDQVLKLNDYLSNSGYFSSVLVKPQITDAQTVPVIVHLQPVPKYSYSFGLGYGTDTGVRGKAALHVIPVNRQGHKFNAVAQGSFRQNALQAQYVIPGKNPVTDQYALTGNFSNLNYNAGYSNATLLSLSQLHNVNQFQRALSLNALYESFHYSLQPNTDQFLLYPKANITFSKTKNLLFSPSGYNITFNALGANKAVLSHLNFGQLSLDAKAALTLDSLHLRLYGHTIQGITAINDINELPLSLALLLGGTDNLKAYSFNSIGPGKIITYGGFEIQKEFKKNWYLVGFYDAGDVYNPSVKNIQYDIGGGLMWVSPIGPIKVGLAQSVDNKMERIGHNPRLVISMGPDL